The DNA sequence GACCCATGACCAGTTTCTGATCAATCCATATGGTTTGTTCTTTGATGAAATTACTGCCTCCAGCCTCGTGAAGGTGGATATCGATGGAAAGATCTTGGATGAAACGAACTTCAAGATCAACCCAGCCGGATATACTATTCACAGTGCTGTTCATGGTGCACGTCACGATGTTGATTGTGTCCTTCATACGCACACAACGGCTGGCATGGCGGTTTCTTCACAGAAGCAGGGACTTCTTCCGATGACGCAGCATGCGTTGATGTTCTATCAACGCCTTGCCTATCATGGATATGAAGGAATTGCCCTTAATCTGGACGAGCGGGAACGGCTTGTGCGTGATCTTGGCGATAGTATCGCCATGATCCTTCGTAATCATGGCCTGCTTACCGTAGGCGGCAGCGTTGCAGAAGCCTTCCGCCGAATTTTCTACCTAGAAAAAGCCTGTCAGTCTCAAATCGAAGCGCTGGCTGGTGGCGCGGAACTGATCTTACCGCCTAAAGAAGTGTGTGAAACCGCGAAAGAGCAGTTCATGAGCCTGTCTTCGACAGATACATTGGAGTGGCCTGGTCTACTTCGTATTCTGGACCGTAAAGGCAGCATGTACGCACATTAAGATTAAAAAAAACGGCGGGGTAACCCGCCGTTTTACTTTGCCTCAAACAAATAACAATAAAGGGGAGGGAATGATGTCGCGCTGGAAAAACAGACCAGAAGGATCAAACTGGGGAGATTTCGGGGAGGAAGACCAAAATGGCCGCCTTAATCTGATAACGCCGGAAAAAATCAGGAATGCCGCAAAAGAAATTCAAACTGGTGAACGCTTTTGTTTGTCCCTGCCTCTGGATCTGCCAGGGGGGAATCTTCTAAACCCCAACAGACATCCACCAAAGCTGCAGCCAACAATGCGCGGTGAGAAGGAAAACAGCAATTATCTGATTTCAGGAGATTTTCCGCAGTTCTATGACGTTATCAGTGATGATGCAGTCTTTTTGCACACACAATATTCAACCCAATGGGACGGGCTGTCTCATGTAGGGCAGGAATTTGACGCCGATGGGGACGGAATAGCCGAGGTTGTTTATTACAACGGCTACCGTGGAGATGAGCATGTCGGCAAATTCGGTCCCGATGGAACGATGTATGCAAAGGCGCTCGGTATCGAAAGTATGGCTGAAAAAGGTGTTCAGGGGCGAGGGGTGATGATCGATCTACATGGTGAGTTCGGTCGGGATCCAGTCTCAGTTGGCTATGATGATCTGATGCGGGTGATGGACAAAGATCAGGTAACAGTTGAAGAAGGCGACATGGTCTGCCTTCACACTGGTTTTGCGACGGTTGTCAGAGAGATGGCTGGAAAGCCAGATAAAGACAAGCTCCATAATTCATGTGCAACGCTCAATGGACGTGATGGGAAATTGCTCAACTGGATTACAGATAGCGGATTGTCGGTCCTCATTGCAGACAACTATGCGGTAGAGACCTATCCAGCTAAACCGGGAAGTGATTGTTGTGCAGCCCTTCCCATCCACGAGCATTGTCTCTTTAAGCTAGGCATCCACTTGGGTGAACTTTGGTATTTTGCGGATCTTAATGATTGGCTCAAAAACAATGGCCGGTCGCGTTTCTTCCTGACGGCGCCACCCCTTAGATTGCCCGGGGCTGTCGGATCTCCTGCAAATCCCGTAGCAACGGTATAGTGTTGTTTTTGGCTGTCAGACATCTTATGTGACACAATGCACTTGTTGTTTGACGGCCAATCCGTTATCCAACGTGTGGATGGAATGGATCAGCCGGAGAGAGTTATATGTTTATTCAAACCCTGCCTTTGAAGGATGAAGACAGGATGCAGTTCCTGCCCGGGCGTCAGGTGATGCCAAGTGGCTCTGTATTGTTTGAAACGGCTGAAGCCGCGAAGGAGAAATCCCCGCTTGCCGATCGTCTGTTTGGAATCCCGGGTGTTGCGGCGGTAGAACTAGGTGAAGATCAGGTAACGGTCACCAAGATCTCGTCTGAGGACAAAGGTCCCATGTGGATCCAGTTAAAACCGATGGTGCTCGCGGCGATCATGGATCATTACATGACGGGTATGCCGGTCATCAACGGTTCTGTAGAAGACATTGAGGTTGGCAATTATTCGGAAGAAGATCTGATAATCGTGAACTCTATCAAGAACCTTCTTGAAGAACGAATTCAGCCCCAACTCATCGAAGACGGCGGTGATGTAGCGT is a window from the Sneathiella sp. P13V-1 genome containing:
- a CDS encoding class II aldolase/adducin family protein, producing MGVDVIADMVPSLKGKVSEEEWKTRVDLAACYQLVAHFGMSDLIFTHISARIPGTHDQFLINPYGLFFDEITASSLVKVDIDGKILDETNFKINPAGYTIHSAVHGARHDVDCVLHTHTTAGMAVSSQKQGLLPMTQHALMFYQRLAYHGYEGIALNLDERERLVRDLGDSIAMILRNHGLLTVGGSVAEAFRRIFYLEKACQSQIEALAGGAELILPPKEVCETAKEQFMSLSSTDTLEWPGLLRILDRKGSMYAH
- a CDS encoding cyclase family protein, with product MSRWKNRPEGSNWGDFGEEDQNGRLNLITPEKIRNAAKEIQTGERFCLSLPLDLPGGNLLNPNRHPPKLQPTMRGEKENSNYLISGDFPQFYDVISDDAVFLHTQYSTQWDGLSHVGQEFDADGDGIAEVVYYNGYRGDEHVGKFGPDGTMYAKALGIESMAEKGVQGRGVMIDLHGEFGRDPVSVGYDDLMRVMDKDQVTVEEGDMVCLHTGFATVVREMAGKPDKDKLHNSCATLNGRDGKLLNWITDSGLSVLIADNYAVETYPAKPGSDCCAALPIHEHCLFKLGIHLGELWYFADLNDWLKNNGRSRFFLTAPPLRLPGAVGSPANPVATV